Proteins found in one Agaribacterium sp. ZY112 genomic segment:
- the flhA gene encoding flagellar biosynthesis protein FlhA: MADSFFQHLVSLPSNVDGASFRQGVGNMWKGNLSIPIMLLALMGMMTLPLPPFLLDAFFSFNIALSIVVLLVSVYSLRPLDFAVFPTILLVATLMRLALNVASTRVVLLNGHEGGDAAGKVIQAFGEVVIGGNYAVGLVVFIILIIINFVVVTKGAGRISEVSARFTLDAMPGKQMAIDADLNAGLIDQDEARTRREDVAAEADFYGAMDGASKFVRGDSVAGILILVINVIGGLAVGMVQHGLEFQTALQFYVLLTIGDGLVAQIPSLLLSTAAAIMVTRVNSAEDMNRQVLSQMFASPKALAIAAVILFIMGSIPGMPHLSFLGLATICGVLAYFIHYRQQEAEVVEEGGFQGGAARPNGAPPFIPSADGAQPQPALENKSVNAPDPVEVSWDDVQPVDMVGLEVGYRLIPLVDKGQGGELLGRIKGVRKKLSQELGFLIPAVHIRDNLDLLPNTYRISLMGVAVGEAEVFPGRFLAINPGQVFGKLEGTQTKDPAFGLQAVWIDDSQQDQAQSLGYTVVDPATVVATHLNQIMQSHSHELIGHEDVQKWLDLLAEKSPKLVEELVPNTIGINQLRKVLQALLEEKVSIRDMRSIAETLASRGSKQMSTEAMAAEVRSALARQIVQSIVGAEVDVPVITLAPRLEQLLLQTIQQAQKSGAEDAAFIEPQLAERLNQSLRDTARRVEAQGKPLILLVASPLRSMMSRFARISIPDMRVLAYNEVPDSKQLTIEATVGEELVQ, translated from the coding sequence ATGGCAGATTCTTTTTTTCAGCACCTTGTAAGTTTGCCGTCGAATGTTGATGGCGCTTCATTCCGTCAAGGTGTTGGCAATATGTGGAAGGGCAACCTTTCCATCCCCATTATGCTGCTTGCGCTAATGGGGATGATGACGCTACCTCTGCCCCCATTCTTATTAGATGCCTTTTTCTCTTTTAATATTGCGCTCTCCATTGTTGTTTTATTGGTATCGGTATATAGCCTGAGGCCTCTCGATTTTGCTGTGTTCCCGACTATTTTATTGGTCGCTACGCTGATGCGTTTGGCTCTTAATGTAGCCTCCACACGGGTCGTTCTACTTAATGGTCATGAAGGTGGGGATGCTGCAGGTAAAGTGATTCAAGCCTTTGGTGAGGTTGTTATTGGTGGTAATTATGCAGTTGGTTTAGTTGTTTTTATTATTCTCATCATTATTAACTTTGTTGTCGTTACCAAAGGTGCTGGGCGTATATCTGAGGTCAGTGCACGTTTTACCTTGGATGCAATGCCTGGTAAGCAGATGGCTATTGATGCCGATTTAAATGCGGGTTTAATCGATCAGGATGAGGCGCGTACCCGCCGTGAAGATGTTGCTGCAGAAGCCGATTTTTATGGTGCTATGGACGGTGCGAGTAAGTTTGTTCGCGGTGACAGTGTTGCCGGTATTCTTATTCTTGTTATTAATGTGATTGGTGGTCTTGCTGTTGGTATGGTTCAGCACGGCTTGGAATTTCAAACTGCCTTACAGTTTTATGTATTGCTGACCATTGGTGATGGTCTTGTGGCGCAAATACCATCGTTATTATTGTCGACAGCTGCGGCGATTATGGTGACGCGTGTTAACAGCGCTGAAGATATGAATCGCCAAGTTTTATCGCAGATGTTTGCATCCCCTAAAGCCTTAGCTATAGCCGCGGTTATCTTGTTTATTATGGGCTCGATCCCAGGTATGCCGCATCTATCGTTTTTAGGCCTTGCTACTATTTGTGGGGTGCTGGCGTATTTTATTCACTACCGCCAACAAGAAGCTGAAGTGGTTGAAGAGGGCGGTTTTCAAGGTGGCGCAGCTCGCCCCAATGGTGCTCCCCCTTTTATTCCTTCAGCAGATGGAGCTCAGCCGCAACCGGCCCTTGAAAATAAAAGTGTGAATGCTCCAGATCCTGTTGAAGTGAGTTGGGATGACGTACAACCCGTTGATATGGTGGGTCTGGAAGTTGGCTATAGGCTGATTCCTTTAGTCGATAAAGGCCAAGGGGGGGAATTACTAGGGCGTATTAAAGGTGTTAGGAAGAAGCTCTCGCAAGAGTTGGGCTTTTTAATTCCTGCTGTGCATATTCGCGACAATTTAGATTTATTACCCAATACCTATCGCATTAGTTTGATGGGGGTTGCCGTCGGTGAAGCTGAAGTTTTTCCTGGTCGTTTTTTAGCGATTAACCCAGGTCAAGTTTTTGGCAAACTTGAAGGAACACAAACAAAAGATCCTGCTTTTGGTTTACAGGCAGTGTGGATTGATGACAGCCAGCAAGATCAAGCTCAGAGTCTTGGTTATACCGTTGTGGACCCTGCCACAGTGGTGGCAACGCACTTGAATCAGATTATGCAGAGCCATTCTCACGAGTTGATCGGTCATGAAGATGTGCAGAAATGGCTAGATCTGCTTGCGGAAAAATCGCCTAAGCTCGTTGAAGAATTAGTGCCAAATACCATAGGTATCAATCAGTTACGTAAAGTTTTACAGGCTCTTTTAGAGGAGAAGGTTTCTATTCGCGATATGCGTAGTATTGCTGAGACTTTAGCTAGTCGTGGTAGTAAACAAATGAGTACAGAAGCGATGGCCGCTGAAGTGAGATCTGCTTTAGCGCGGCAAATAGTGCAAAGCATAGTGGGGGCTGAAGTTGATGTGCCTGTGATCACTCTGGCCCCACGGCTGGAACAGTTGTTGCTACAGACCATACAACAAGCACAAAAATCTGGCGCTGAAGATGCGGCGTTTATAGAGCCACAATTGGCAGAGCGGTTAAATCAGTCTTTACGAGATACGGCGAGGCGGGTCGAGGCCCAAGGAAAACCTCTGATTTTATTAGTGGCGTCACCGCTTAGAAGCATGATGTCACGCTTTGCCCGAATCAGTATTCCAGATATGCGTGTATTGGCATACAACGAAGTCCCAGACAGTAAGCAGCTAACCATAGAGGCGACGGTTGGCGAGGAACTGGTCCAGTAG
- the flhF gene encoding flagellar biosynthesis protein FlhF: MSSQNAEVKRFVAPTMGQALALVREELGPEAVILKSQQVKGGVEIITSLERDYHTRGVHERQDFGQKFDSDLDHAMSSDASWQSQAGIEQAAASYDSKLEINDVSTIDKNDLAAEIERAREKMMAAKKAAMEAEESEQRPVKVKKPEPVQEPAPERSVRRPEAWSEDLVQEQKLAGLRDEIADLRLLLEQQSWAATSAASSVSNQDYGAVDEASSNSRSKVHGQLQRLGLSEAIINELNMAVSHSLRLHDTWKQSLASLAKGISQADDLDVERGGCYAFVGPTGVGKSTTLAKLAAAYTMRHGAGKVALVTMDSHRVGAVEQLRSLSNILGAPLKVVSVRSSLLSILAELREFPLVLIDTAGFRHGDTQLNEQLAQLDQCPQVRRLLVMSTLSQSQHLKASIHAYKPKKGRDACVLSKLDEACSLGEAIGVLWQTKVPLAYITNGQRIPQDILKANRNDLVSSAVQLAKVAQLETQFAN, translated from the coding sequence ATGTCGAGTCAAAATGCCGAAGTAAAACGCTTTGTAGCGCCCACGATGGGGCAGGCGCTGGCTTTAGTACGTGAGGAATTAGGGCCCGAGGCCGTTATTCTTAAAAGTCAGCAGGTGAAAGGAGGCGTTGAAATTATCACCTCTCTTGAGCGCGACTATCACACCCGAGGTGTTCATGAGAGACAAGACTTTGGTCAGAAGTTTGACAGCGACCTCGATCATGCAATGAGCAGTGATGCTAGCTGGCAAAGCCAGGCGGGCATAGAGCAAGCCGCTGCTAGCTATGATAGTAAGTTGGAAATTAACGACGTCTCAACTATTGATAAAAATGATCTTGCCGCTGAAATTGAGCGTGCACGAGAAAAAATGATGGCAGCAAAAAAAGCAGCCATGGAAGCTGAAGAGTCAGAGCAAAGACCAGTCAAAGTAAAAAAGCCCGAGCCGGTGCAGGAGCCGGCGCCCGAGCGCTCAGTCCGACGCCCTGAAGCATGGTCTGAAGATTTAGTGCAAGAGCAAAAGCTTGCAGGCTTACGTGATGAAATTGCGGACTTACGTTTATTATTAGAGCAGCAGAGTTGGGCCGCAACATCAGCCGCCAGTTCTGTTTCTAACCAAGACTATGGCGCAGTGGATGAAGCCAGTTCCAATTCACGCAGTAAGGTTCATGGGCAATTACAGCGCCTTGGTTTAAGTGAAGCCATTATCAATGAGTTAAATATGGCTGTGTCTCATAGTTTGCGCTTGCACGACACATGGAAACAAAGCTTGGCTAGCTTGGCGAAAGGCATTAGTCAGGCCGATGATTTAGATGTAGAGCGCGGTGGTTGTTATGCTTTTGTGGGCCCAACCGGAGTTGGTAAAAGCACCACGCTTGCGAAGTTAGCGGCGGCCTACACTATGCGCCATGGTGCCGGTAAAGTTGCCTTAGTGACGATGGACAGTCATCGCGTTGGTGCCGTTGAACAGCTTCGCTCGCTGTCTAATATTCTTGGCGCGCCGTTAAAAGTGGTATCGGTACGCAGCAGCCTGTTAAGTATTTTGGCTGAGTTAAGAGAGTTTCCCCTTGTATTAATTGATACTGCAGGCTTTCGCCACGGGGATACTCAACTTAACGAGCAACTTGCACAGTTGGATCAGTGTCCACAAGTAAGACGATTGTTAGTCATGTCGACTCTGAGCCAAAGCCAGCATCTGAAGGCGAGTATCCATGCCTATAAACCTAAAAAAGGACGCGATGCCTGCGTGCTTAGCAAGCTTGATGAAGCTTGTAGCTTAGGTGAGGCCATTGGGGTGCTTTGGCAAACTAAAGTTCCTTTGGCTTATATCACCAACGGTCAACGCATTCCGCAAGACATCCTTAAAGCGAATCGCAATGACCTAGTGAGTAGTGCCGTTCAGCTAGCAAAAGTGGCTCAACTAGAGACCCAGTTTGCAAACTAA
- a CDS encoding MinD/ParA family protein, with the protein MSSNHPVRVIAVTGGKGGVGKTNVSVNLSVALAEMRRRVVLMDADLGLANVDVLLGLNVQYSIADVLDGSRTLREVMVNGPAGIKVVPASSGVQQLVQLGSHEHAALIHAFSEISDQLDVLVVDTAAGISDMVVNFVRASQDVIVVVCDEPSSITDAYALMKLLNTEHGVNRFRVIANMTRSAKEGRLLFGKLNTVCERFLDATLSYLGHVPFDEQVRKAVQSRKPLLEAAPSSKAASALRDIAQKVDQWPLPHGPSGHLEFFIERLLKSANAQSVV; encoded by the coding sequence ATGAGTTCTAATCATCCAGTCAGAGTTATTGCCGTAACCGGTGGCAAAGGTGGTGTTGGTAAAACCAATGTCTCCGTTAATCTAAGTGTTGCTCTGGCAGAAATGCGACGACGTGTCGTATTGATGGATGCAGATTTGGGCTTGGCAAATGTCGATGTCTTATTGGGGCTGAATGTTCAATACAGTATTGCTGATGTGCTCGATGGTTCTCGTACTCTACGAGAAGTCATGGTGAACGGGCCTGCAGGTATCAAAGTGGTTCCTGCAAGCTCCGGTGTTCAGCAGCTTGTGCAGCTTGGCAGCCATGAACATGCTGCATTAATTCACGCCTTTAGTGAAATAAGTGACCAATTAGATGTATTGGTTGTTGATACCGCAGCAGGTATTAGTGACATGGTCGTGAATTTTGTTCGCGCTTCTCAGGATGTCATTGTGGTTGTTTGTGATGAGCCTTCTTCTATTACGGATGCCTATGCCTTGATGAAACTACTCAATACTGAGCACGGAGTGAACCGCTTTCGAGTTATTGCCAACATGACTCGCAGCGCTAAAGAAGGGCGTTTGTTATTTGGTAAGTTAAATACCGTATGCGAGCGCTTTTTAGATGCAACCTTGAGTTATTTAGGTCACGTGCCTTTTGATGAGCAAGTGCGCAAAGCCGTGCAGAGTCGCAAGCCCTTATTGGAAGCTGCGCCAAGTAGTAAAGCCGCAAGTGCATTACGTGACATTGCCCAGAAGGTCGATCAGTGGCCTTTACCTCACGGCCCTAGTGGCCATTTAGAGTTCTTTATCGAGCGTCTCTTAAAAAGCGCTAATGCACAATCTGTGGTTTAG
- a CDS encoding RNA polymerase sigma factor FliA, with product MYEQQYGQHKAEQYAYLVKRIALHIKARMPSSVQLEDLIQSGMLGLLEASEKYDDSKGASFETYAGIRIRGAIVDEMRRGDWVPRSVHRNKREITEAITRVEKRLGRDARDTEVAAELNIDIDEYYSMTRDCTVSRLVSLEESLEGNDEHGPATLNDPRSEQPEREVGAAALRHAVATQIKRLSEKEQLVLSLYYSDELNLKEIGLVLGVSESRVSQIHSQAAARLKSRLKDW from the coding sequence ATGTATGAGCAGCAATATGGGCAGCATAAAGCTGAACAATACGCGTACCTTGTTAAGCGTATTGCCTTGCATATAAAAGCAAGGATGCCCAGTTCTGTACAGCTTGAAGATCTCATTCAAAGTGGCATGTTGGGCTTACTTGAAGCCTCTGAAAAATACGATGACAGCAAAGGCGCGAGTTTCGAAACATACGCAGGGATACGTATTCGAGGCGCCATTGTCGATGAAATGCGCCGAGGCGATTGGGTGCCACGCTCGGTGCACCGCAATAAGCGCGAAATTACCGAAGCGATTACTCGGGTTGAAAAGCGCCTTGGCCGCGATGCTCGTGATACAGAAGTAGCAGCAGAGCTTAATATCGATATTGACGAATACTACAGCATGACTCGCGACTGTACGGTATCGCGTTTAGTGAGCCTTGAGGAGAGTTTAGAGGGGAATGATGAGCATGGCCCTGCGACCTTAAATGACCCTCGTTCTGAACAGCCAGAGAGAGAGGTGGGTGCTGCTGCACTGCGTCACGCCGTGGCCACACAAATTAAGCGCTTGTCTGAAAAAGAACAATTGGTCTTGTCTTTGTATTACAGCGACGAGCTCAATTTAAAAGAAATCGGGCTAGTACTTGGTGTGAGCGAAAGTCGCGTTAGCCAAATTCATAGTCAGGCTGCTGCGAGGCTGAAATCGAGATTAAAAGACTGGTAG
- the cheY gene encoding chemotaxis response regulator CheY codes for MDKNMKILIVDDFSTMRRIIKNLLRDLGFTNTQEADDGSTALPMLRSGDFDFLVTDWNMPGMTGIELLKEVRADAKLVSLPVLMVTAEAKRDQIIEAAQAGVNGYVVKPFTAQVLKEKIDKIFERVNG; via the coding sequence TTGGACAAAAATATGAAAATCCTGATCGTCGATGACTTTTCGACGATGCGACGCATTATTAAAAACCTGCTTCGCGACTTGGGGTTTACCAATACTCAGGAAGCCGATGATGGTTCGACCGCGTTGCCCATGTTACGCAGTGGTGATTTTGATTTTCTTGTGACCGACTGGAATATGCCAGGCATGACGGGCATAGAACTTTTAAAAGAAGTTCGAGCCGATGCGAAACTGGTTTCTCTACCAGTATTGATGGTCACAGCAGAAGCAAAACGAGATCAAATTATTGAAGCTGCTCAAGCAGGTGTTAACGGTTACGTAGTGAAACCATTTACTGCACAAGTGCTAAAAGAAAAGATCGATAAAATCTTTGAGCGTGTAAACGGTTAA
- a CDS encoding protein phosphatase CheZ has translation MANASPMQDDGQFIAKLQDSAKQLVEVLQNDEYESASVIIHELIEARDQHIFKSVGQLTRALHTAIVNFNVDADITQTPPEIKNSEISDASDRLHYVLSLTQAAADKTMDKVEAVAPIAMNLGQEAQRLRDDWDKLMRREMTKAEFKKLAQRIDEFLIQMGDGTEQLNKSLQDIILEQGFQDLTGQALKKVIDLVTDVERELVDLMRIAGQVEQVTGLAIEEQQEQEKENSSKGEGPVIKPELRDDVVNGQDDVDDLLSSLGF, from the coding sequence ATGGCAAATGCATCTCCCATGCAGGATGACGGACAATTTATTGCCAAACTTCAGGACTCAGCTAAACAGCTTGTCGAGGTTCTGCAGAATGATGAATATGAAAGCGCATCCGTAATTATTCACGAGTTAATAGAAGCTCGTGATCAACATATATTTAAATCAGTTGGGCAGCTAACTCGGGCTTTACATACGGCCATTGTTAATTTCAACGTTGACGCAGATATCACTCAAACGCCCCCTGAAATCAAAAACTCAGAAATTAGTGATGCCTCTGACAGGCTGCACTATGTCTTAAGTTTAACGCAAGCGGCCGCCGATAAAACCATGGACAAGGTTGAGGCTGTGGCCCCTATTGCGATGAATCTTGGTCAAGAAGCACAGCGACTTCGTGATGACTGGGACAAACTTATGCGTCGCGAAATGACAAAAGCTGAATTTAAAAAGTTAGCGCAACGAATTGACGAATTTCTTATTCAAATGGGGGACGGCACCGAGCAACTGAATAAGAGCTTGCAGGATATTATTCTTGAACAAGGTTTTCAGGACTTGACTGGGCAGGCGCTTAAGAAAGTGATTGATTTAGTCACTGACGTTGAGCGTGAGCTTGTCGATTTAATGCGAATAGCGGGGCAGGTTGAACAAGTTACAGGCCTTGCTATTGAAGAGCAGCAGGAACAAGAAAAAGAAAATAGTTCCAAAGGAGAAGGCCCTGTTATTAAGCCCGAGTTGAGGGATGACGTCGTCAATGGTCAGGATGATGTTGATGATCTACTGTCGAGCTTGGGCTTTTAA
- a CDS encoding chemotaxis protein CheA encodes MAFGDDEEILQDFLVEAGEIIEQLSEQLVELEQRPDDKDLLNAIFRGFHTVKGGAGFLQLNTMVDCCHVTENLFDILRNGDRDVTAELMDVVLQALDTVTQQFQQLQNGDTPEAADPQLIHHLELLVAGEDIGGAAEDIGEVSANSNDVAAPESAVELDTESNKEFSKEPASSSASKADFDMSDEEFEGFLDALDDSDSGSSQAASSDTASSSASDEITEDEFEALLDQLHGSGQAPAPAAASASDSPDAASSSSVASDSDEISENEFEALLDQLHGSGKSPGKSTTAEPVKAETTDSNGSSSADLISDDEFENLLDELHGKGSGPTEASSPEPKVKDAEDQTVSKKTSAEPTSSPVTPAAKTAAPVAKLKPKENKAGAQKANAQGGGNQVAQGETTVRVDTQRLDDIMNMVGELVLVRNRLVRLGEESTDESMQKAVGNLDVVTADLQTAVMKTRMQPIKKVFGRFPRVVRDLARNLKKEINLELKGEDTDLDKNLVEALADPLVHLVRNSVDHGVELPAEREKKGKSRVGKVVLAAEQEGDHILLLISDDGAGMDPDALREKAVEKGIMDTDAASRLSDSEAYNLIFAPGFSTKTEISDVSGRGVGMDVVKTKITQLNGSIEIQSEQGEGTSFIIKVPLTLAIMPTLMIMLGKQTFALPLVSVNEIFHMDLTKVSIVDGQECIVIREKTVPVFNLKHWLVRNSYGDANPPEAHVVIVSVGTQRVGFIVDQLIGQEEVVIKPLGKLLHGTPGMAGATITGDGTIALILDVPSMLKRYAGNNKRVA; translated from the coding sequence ATGGCTTTTGGCGATGACGAAGAAATCCTCCAGGACTTTCTTGTAGAAGCAGGAGAGATTATTGAGCAGCTATCAGAGCAATTGGTAGAGCTTGAGCAGCGCCCGGATGATAAAGATCTGTTAAATGCGATTTTCCGAGGCTTCCACACTGTGAAAGGTGGAGCAGGGTTCTTGCAACTAAATACCATGGTTGATTGTTGCCATGTAACGGAGAATCTATTCGACATATTACGCAACGGTGATCGTGATGTTACTGCAGAGCTGATGGATGTAGTACTTCAGGCTCTGGATACGGTCACTCAGCAATTTCAACAATTACAAAATGGTGATACTCCCGAAGCGGCTGACCCCCAGCTTATTCATCATTTAGAATTACTTGTGGCCGGTGAGGACATTGGTGGTGCAGCAGAAGACATTGGTGAAGTTAGCGCAAATAGCAACGATGTGGCTGCCCCAGAGTCTGCCGTAGAGCTCGATACAGAGTCGAATAAAGAGTTCAGTAAAGAGCCCGCTAGTTCTTCAGCGTCTAAAGCTGACTTTGACATGAGTGATGAAGAGTTTGAAGGTTTTTTAGATGCTCTTGATGATTCGGATTCAGGTTCTTCACAAGCCGCTTCAAGTGATACAGCTTCATCCAGTGCTTCTGATGAAATTACAGAGGATGAATTTGAAGCCTTATTGGATCAGCTGCATGGCAGTGGTCAAGCACCCGCACCTGCGGCAGCCAGTGCATCTGATTCACCAGACGCTGCTTCGAGCTCTTCTGTTGCTAGTGACTCGGATGAAATAAGCGAGAATGAATTTGAAGCTCTGCTAGATCAGTTGCATGGCTCAGGTAAAAGCCCTGGAAAAAGTACGACTGCTGAGCCTGTTAAAGCAGAAACAACAGATTCAAATGGTTCCAGCAGCGCTGATCTTATCTCAGACGATGAGTTTGAAAATTTACTTGATGAGCTTCACGGTAAAGGTTCTGGTCCAACCGAAGCAAGTAGCCCTGAGCCTAAAGTTAAAGATGCTGAAGATCAAACGGTATCTAAAAAAACAAGCGCAGAGCCCACTTCAAGCCCTGTTACACCGGCAGCAAAAACTGCCGCACCGGTTGCCAAGCTAAAACCCAAAGAAAACAAGGCAGGGGCTCAGAAAGCCAACGCTCAAGGCGGAGGTAACCAGGTTGCACAAGGTGAAACTACGGTAAGGGTTGATACTCAACGCCTCGACGACATTATGAATATGGTTGGCGAACTGGTATTGGTACGTAACCGCTTGGTGCGCTTAGGTGAAGAAAGTACCGACGAAAGTATGCAAAAAGCAGTGGGTAATTTGGATGTTGTTACTGCGGATTTGCAAACAGCGGTAATGAAAACCCGGATGCAGCCGATCAAAAAAGTGTTTGGTCGTTTTCCCCGAGTTGTTCGTGACCTAGCAAGAAACCTTAAGAAAGAAATTAACCTTGAGCTTAAAGGTGAAGATACCGATTTAGATAAGAATTTAGTTGAAGCTTTGGCAGACCCTTTGGTTCACTTAGTAAGAAACTCTGTCGATCATGGTGTTGAATTACCTGCAGAGCGAGAGAAAAAGGGCAAAAGTAGAGTGGGTAAGGTTGTGCTTGCTGCGGAGCAAGAGGGTGATCATATCTTGCTTCTTATCTCTGATGATGGTGCCGGTATGGACCCTGATGCCTTGCGCGAAAAAGCCGTAGAGAAAGGTATTATGGATACCGATGCGGCAAGTCGCTTGAGTGACTCTGAAGCCTACAACTTAATTTTTGCCCCAGGTTTTTCAACAAAAACAGAGATATCAGACGTCAGTGGTCGTGGCGTAGGTATGGATGTAGTGAAAACCAAAATTACTCAGTTAAATGGTTCGATTGAAATTCAGTCTGAGCAGGGTGAAGGTACAAGTTTCATTATTAAAGTACCTTTAACTTTGGCCATTATGCCAACTTTGATGATTATGCTGGGTAAGCAAACCTTTGCCTTACCACTTGTGAGTGTTAATGAAATCTTCCACATGGACTTAACCAAAGTCAGTATTGTTGATGGGCAGGAGTGCATAGTCATCCGTGAAAAAACGGTTCCAGTCTTTAATTTAAAGCACTGGTTAGTGCGTAATTCTTACGGCGATGCCAATCCTCCAGAAGCTCATGTGGTGATTGTTTCTGTTGGAACTCAGCGAGTTGGTTTTATTGTTGATCAGCTGATCGGTCAAGAAGAGGTTGTTATTAAACCCTTGGGTAAATTATTACACGGAACGCCTGGTATGGCGGGGGCTACTATCACAGGTGATGGTACCATCGCGTTAATCTTAGATGTTCCGTCCATGTTAAAACGCTATGCCGGAAATAATAAACGGGTAGCTTAA
- a CDS encoding chemotaxis response regulator protein-glutamate methylesterase, translated as MAYRVLVVDDSAFFQARLKKIISESPGLEVVGVAANGQEAIDLDEKLKPDVISMDYEMPFVDGITAVRTILSRRSVPIVMFSSMTYEGARITLEALDAGAVDFLPKNFAEVSNDSAVLKKRLHDKLIGFAKSAKPTIARTYIDKVSETAKASPRPETSSSSSSQVTLSEQRSSRARSISQSTADTPTKDPIQPRRSSVNLKGKVKLVVIGASTGGPVAVTEVVSRLPANFPAPIVIVQHMPENFTKAFSERLDRQSNLSVKEAQSGDALVAGEVLVAPGGRQLMFDKTGNKIKIIDGDDRVNYKPCVDISFGSAAQIFGASTLGIVLTGMGADGCEGARMLKQKGANIWSQDEASCVVYGMPAAVAKAGLTDAVLAVRDFSDKLISDL; from the coding sequence GTGGCTTACCGAGTATTGGTCGTTGATGACTCCGCTTTTTTTCAAGCGCGACTAAAAAAAATAATATCTGAAAGCCCAGGCCTTGAAGTGGTTGGTGTGGCCGCGAATGGGCAAGAAGCGATTGACCTAGATGAAAAACTGAAACCTGACGTTATTTCTATGGACTATGAAATGCCTTTTGTAGATGGCATTACGGCGGTGCGTACCATTCTTTCCCGCCGCTCAGTTCCTATCGTTATGTTCTCATCTATGACCTATGAAGGTGCCCGTATTACCTTAGAGGCTTTAGATGCTGGTGCGGTGGATTTTCTACCCAAAAATTTTGCTGAAGTATCTAATGACAGTGCGGTATTGAAGAAGCGCTTGCATGATAAGCTCATTGGTTTTGCTAAGAGCGCTAAACCAACTATTGCTCGAACTTATATCGACAAAGTTTCTGAAACAGCTAAAGCCTCACCCAGACCTGAAACTAGCTCCAGTTCCTCTAGCCAAGTCACGTTGAGTGAACAGAGAAGCAGCAGAGCTCGTAGTATTTCTCAGAGTACAGCTGATACACCTACTAAAGACCCCATTCAACCACGACGATCATCGGTAAACTTAAAAGGTAAGGTGAAATTGGTTGTCATCGGTGCTTCGACAGGTGGTCCTGTTGCCGTAACGGAAGTGGTATCTCGCCTTCCCGCTAACTTTCCCGCTCCTATTGTGATTGTTCAGCACATGCCTGAGAACTTTACCAAAGCTTTTTCTGAACGCTTAGATAGGCAAAGTAACTTGAGCGTTAAAGAGGCACAAAGTGGCGATGCACTTGTTGCAGGTGAGGTGCTTGTAGCACCTGGTGGTCGCCAGCTAATGTTCGATAAAACGGGTAATAAGATAAAAATTATCGATGGTGATGACAGGGTTAATTATAAGCCCTGTGTTGATATTAGCTTTGGTTCGGCCGCTCAAATATTTGGTGCTTCAACCTTAGGCATTGTGCTTACCGGTATGGGAGCAGATGGTTGTGAAGGAGCGAGAATGCTTAAGCAAAAGGGTGCGAATATCTGGTCTCAGGATGAAGCCTCTTGTGTGGTTTATGGAATGCCTGCGGCAGTTGCAAAAGCAGGTTTAACGGATGCGGTTTTAGCTGTACGTGATTTTAGTGACAAGTTGATTAGTGACTTATAA
- a CDS encoding flagellar motor protein: protein MDLISVLGVIIGFAALIGGNFLEGGSLSTLVNGPAAIIVFGGTIGAAVLQTPKQGIQRALNMFSWVLIPPKFKLPEGVEQVVAWSKIARKQGLLGLENAAEKEKDSFSKKALQLLVDGSDAEVIRHVLETDLAVVEQRDIEAAHFYESMGGYAPTIGIIGAVMGLIHVMSHLADPSQLGQGIAIAFVATIYGVAAANLFLLPIASRLRACIKEQSLHRELTIEGVCAIADGENPRAIETKLSGYLR from the coding sequence ATGGATTTAATCAGTGTACTAGGCGTTATTATTGGCTTTGCAGCTCTGATTGGGGGTAACTTTCTAGAGGGCGGTTCGCTCTCGACATTAGTAAATGGACCTGCTGCCATCATTGTTTTTGGTGGAACGATTGGTGCTGCGGTATTGCAAACACCTAAACAGGGCATTCAGCGCGCCTTAAATATGTTTTCATGGGTGTTGATACCGCCCAAATTTAAATTACCTGAAGGTGTCGAGCAAGTGGTTGCTTGGTCGAAGATCGCCCGCAAGCAAGGTCTGCTTGGTCTCGAGAATGCTGCGGAAAAAGAAAAAGATAGTTTTTCAAAAAAAGCCTTGCAGCTACTTGTTGACGGCAGTGATGCCGAAGTCATAAGGCATGTGCTTGAAACGGATTTGGCCGTTGTCGAACAGCGCGATATAGAAGCAGCTCATTTCTATGAAAGTATGGGAGGTTACGCTCCTACCATCGGTATTATTGGGGCGGTAATGGGGCTTATCCATGTTATGAGTCACTTAGCTGACCCGTCGCAATTGGGCCAAGGTATTGCCATTGCTTTTGTCGCAACTATCTATGGTGTAGCCGCAGCTAATTTATTTTTACTGCCGATTGCTAGCCGTTTAAGAGCTTGTATTAAAGAGCAAAGTTTACACCGAGAACTGACCATTGAAGGTGTATGTGCCATTGCAGACGGTGAAAATCCACGTGCAATCGAGACAAAGCTTAGCGGCTATTTACGCTAG